A stretch of Dietzia lutea DNA encodes these proteins:
- a CDS encoding peptidoglycan recognition protein family protein, translated as MSVTRRGFLTAASVGVGAAVASSVRGPVAGANPFTTGSLGVAQDLMQSISTGSGMIQPNGPLGFVGVTFPSPEEIAGRIRFAFPDGSVGDWLPLEAMDSAPDAGSTPAAELVAAPDGAVGYEVDAPAGSEATVFDDGRGTPRNYSLGSIGLAGLPIIPRAAWGAGDVTGFRWAPTYFPAQSITIHHTAVVPGPDRAASVRAIYNYHANTLGWGDVGYHLLIDPEGRIYQGRGGTPVGNPVFQFPPVAGIAPPVVTAGHVGGFNNGNIGISLLGDFTGAPPTAAAVGATIDCVRALCNATGINPRAGITYRNPQGGATRPMMAVSGHRDWGGTACPGNSFYPQMQFIRDHAANGWTPTAISSAAFGS; from the coding sequence ATGTCCGTGACACGCCGTGGTTTTCTCACTGCCGCATCGGTCGGCGTGGGCGCCGCCGTCGCCTCCTCCGTTCGCGGTCCCGTAGCCGGGGCCAACCCGTTCACCACCGGCTCCCTCGGCGTGGCCCAGGACCTCATGCAGTCGATCTCCACCGGCAGCGGCATGATCCAGCCGAACGGCCCGCTCGGCTTCGTGGGCGTCACGTTCCCGAGCCCGGAGGAGATCGCCGGCCGCATCCGGTTCGCGTTCCCCGACGGCTCCGTGGGCGACTGGCTCCCGCTCGAGGCGATGGACTCCGCTCCGGATGCCGGCAGCACGCCCGCCGCCGAGCTCGTCGCCGCGCCCGATGGCGCCGTCGGCTACGAGGTGGACGCCCCCGCGGGCTCGGAGGCCACCGTCTTCGACGACGGCCGGGGCACCCCGCGCAACTACAGCCTCGGCAGCATCGGTCTGGCCGGCCTGCCGATCATCCCGCGTGCCGCATGGGGCGCCGGAGACGTCACCGGATTCCGGTGGGCGCCGACCTACTTCCCCGCGCAGTCGATCACGATCCACCACACCGCGGTCGTGCCGGGACCGGACCGCGCCGCGAGCGTTCGGGCGATCTACAACTACCACGCCAACACACTGGGCTGGGGCGACGTCGGGTACCACCTGCTCATCGACCCCGAGGGCCGGATCTACCAGGGCCGCGGCGGGACGCCGGTGGGCAACCCGGTGTTCCAGTTCCCGCCCGTCGCGGGCATCGCTCCCCCGGTGGTCACCGCCGGTCACGTGGGCGGCTTCAACAACGGCAACATCGGCATCAGCCTGCTGGGCGACTTCACCGGCGCCCCGCCGACCGCCGCCGCCGTCGGCGCGACCATCGACTGCGTCCGCGCACTGTGCAACGCGACGGGCATCAACCCGCGGGCTGGCATCACGTACCGCAACCCGCAGGGCGGCGCGACACGACCGATGATGGCGGTCTCGGGGCACCGCGACTGGGGCGGCACCGCGTGCCCGGGCAACTCCTTCTACCCGCAGATGCAGTTCATCCGCGACCACGCGGCCAACGGCTGGACGCCCACCGCGATCTCGTCGGCGGCCTTCGGCTCCTGA
- a CDS encoding aspartate aminotransferase family protein, which produces MPAPQNAAAREVYEKERAHVLTPWSAWGTTDPMVVTAAEGCHLTDGDGNRLLDFTSQLVNTNIGHQHPVVVKAIQDQAAELCTINPAHANAARAEAARLIAEVAPAGMNRVFFTNAGTEAVEHAVRMARRHTGRHKTLSAFRSYHGATTTSMNLTGDTRRWANDMGNTGAVHFHAPFLYRSQFYAENDKQECDRALEHLDSLIGLEGPDHFAALIIESVPGTVGIMVPPADYLRGVREICDKYGIVMICDEVMSGFGRTGEWMALDNFRSGDDDWAPDLITFAKGSNSGYVPLGGVILHDRIAASFETTPYTGGLTYAGHPLACASVVATINLMRDEKIVENAKMIGEDVIGPRLRELAEKHPSIGEVRGLGVFWAVEMVADRETREPLAPYGGSSEAMARTFATAKKDGLLLFMNYNRFHVVPPCIITPDEANEGLDIFDRALDVADEYVRS; this is translated from the coding sequence GTGCCCGCACCCCAGAACGCCGCCGCCCGAGAGGTCTACGAGAAGGAACGCGCCCACGTCCTGACCCCGTGGTCGGCCTGGGGCACGACCGATCCGATGGTCGTCACCGCCGCCGAGGGCTGCCACTTGACCGACGGCGACGGGAACCGCCTCCTCGACTTCACGTCCCAGCTGGTCAACACGAACATCGGCCACCAGCACCCGGTGGTCGTCAAGGCGATCCAGGACCAGGCCGCCGAGCTGTGCACCATCAACCCCGCGCACGCCAACGCCGCCCGCGCCGAGGCCGCCCGCCTCATCGCCGAGGTCGCGCCCGCCGGGATGAACCGCGTGTTCTTCACCAACGCCGGCACCGAGGCCGTCGAGCACGCCGTCCGCATGGCGCGCCGCCACACCGGCCGCCACAAGACCCTCTCGGCGTTCCGCAGCTACCACGGGGCCACCACCACCTCGATGAACCTCACCGGCGACACCCGCCGCTGGGCCAACGACATGGGCAACACCGGTGCCGTGCACTTCCACGCCCCGTTCCTGTACCGCTCGCAGTTCTACGCCGAGAACGACAAGCAGGAGTGCGACCGCGCGCTCGAGCATCTCGACTCGCTCATCGGACTCGAGGGGCCCGACCACTTCGCCGCGCTGATCATCGAGTCGGTGCCCGGCACCGTCGGCATCATGGTCCCGCCGGCCGACTACCTGCGCGGCGTGCGCGAGATCTGCGACAAGTACGGCATCGTCATGATCTGCGACGAGGTCATGTCCGGCTTCGGCCGCACCGGCGAGTGGATGGCCCTCGACAACTTCCGGTCCGGCGACGACGACTGGGCGCCCGACCTCATCACCTTCGCGAAGGGCTCCAACTCCGGGTACGTCCCGCTCGGCGGCGTCATCCTCCACGACCGGATCGCCGCGTCGTTCGAGACCACGCCGTACACCGGTGGTCTGACCTACGCCGGGCACCCGCTGGCCTGCGCGTCTGTCGTCGCGACCATCAACCTCATGCGCGACGAGAAGATCGTCGAGAACGCGAAGATGATCGGCGAGGACGTCATCGGCCCGCGCCTGCGCGAACTCGCCGAGAAGCACCCGTCGATCGGCGAGGTCCGAGGCCTCGGCGTGTTCTGGGCGGTGGAGATGGTGGCCGACCGCGAGACACGCGAGCCCCTCGCCCCCTACGGTGGATCCTCGGAGGCCATGGCGCGCACCTTCGCGACCGCGAAGAAGGACGGGCTGCTGCTGTTCATGAACTACAACCGCTTCCACGTGGTGCCACCGTGCATCATCACACCCGACGAGGCCAACGAGGGCCTGGACATCTTCGACCGCGCGCTCGACGTGGCCGATGAGTATGTGAGGAGCTGA
- a CDS encoding phage holin family protein has protein sequence MALVLRLIVNAVALWVATLIVPGIALHDTTGIYAPGAGAIENEVNVPTITALLIVAVVFTLVNAVVKPIVQLLSLPLTIITLGLFLLVVNALMLMLTGWITTTFQPFGAEYVVSGFWAAFFGAIVVGLVNWVFGMLLPTRARD, from the coding sequence ATGGCGCTGGTACTGCGGCTGATAGTCAATGCCGTCGCCCTGTGGGTGGCGACGCTGATCGTGCCGGGGATCGCCCTGCACGACACCACCGGCATCTACGCGCCCGGTGCCGGCGCCATCGAGAACGAGGTGAACGTCCCGACCATCACCGCACTGCTCATCGTGGCGGTGGTATTCACACTGGTCAACGCGGTGGTCAAGCCGATCGTGCAGCTGCTGTCCCTGCCGCTGACCATCATCACGCTGGGGCTGTTCCTGCTGGTCGTCAACGCGCTGATGCTCATGCTCACCGGCTGGATCACCACGACGTTCCAGCCGTTCGGCGCCGAGTACGTGGTCAGCGGGTTCTGGGCGGCCTTCTTCGGGGCGATCGTGGTCGGCCTCGTGAACTGGGTGTTCGGAATGCTCCTGCCCACGCGCGCCCGCGACTGA